One part of the Thalassospira sp. ER-Se-21-Dark genome encodes these proteins:
- a CDS encoding SDR family oxidoreductase, with product MTKTALITGATSGFGAATARRFVKEGWKVIVTGRRAERLDALVEELGGASVAHALCFDIQDADATRNAIDSLPADFAEIDLLVNNAGLALGTGPAQECNLSDWMTMIDTNTKGLVAITRILLDKLIERKGAIVNLASIASNWPYPGGNVYGATKAFVQQFSLGIRCDLAGTGVRVTSIEPGLCESEFTLVRTGGNKEAYDKLYSGADPIQPEDIAESIFWVANLPAHVNVNSLEVMPVSQSWSPFAIHRKQA from the coding sequence ATGACCAAAACAGCACTCATTACCGGCGCAACTTCTGGCTTTGGCGCGGCAACGGCCCGGCGTTTTGTCAAGGAAGGCTGGAAAGTCATCGTGACCGGCAGGCGTGCCGAACGGCTTGACGCCCTTGTCGAAGAACTCGGTGGCGCATCGGTTGCCCATGCACTTTGCTTTGATATTCAGGATGCCGATGCGACCCGCAACGCAATTGACAGTCTTCCGGCGGACTTCGCCGAGATCGATCTTCTGGTCAACAATGCCGGTTTGGCGCTTGGCACCGGTCCTGCACAGGAATGCAATCTGTCAGACTGGATGACGATGATTGATACCAACACCAAGGGTCTGGTAGCCATTACCCGCATCCTGCTTGATAAACTGATCGAACGAAAAGGGGCGATTGTTAACCTGGCTTCCATCGCATCGAACTGGCCGTATCCGGGCGGGAACGTCTATGGCGCGACCAAGGCGTTCGTTCAGCAATTTTCGTTGGGTATTCGCTGTGATCTGGCGGGAACGGGCGTTCGCGTTACCTCGATCGAACCGGGGCTTTGTGAAAGCGAATTCACGCTGGTCCGCACCGGCGGTAACAAGGAAGCCTACGACAAGCTTTACAGTGGTGCCGATCCGATCCAGCCCGAAGATATCGCCGAAAGCATCTTTTGGGTGGCGAACTTGCCAGCCCATGTGAATGTCAACTCGCTGGAAGTGATGCCGGTCAGCCAAAGCTGGTCGCCATTTGCCATTCATCGCAAGCAAGCTTGA
- a CDS encoding formate dehydrogenase subunit gamma codes for MSETTEDQNVRVAAICDQLITLEGPLLPILHEVQEEFGYIPDGALQTIAKKLNLSRAEVHGVASFYHDFREEKAGKHVIKICRAEACQAMGADALGDQIRRHLKVDWSQTTADHKITLEPVFCLGLCACAPAAMIDGKVVGRVSADRILEKVGS; via the coding sequence ATGTCGGAAACGACCGAGGACCAGAATGTCCGCGTCGCTGCCATTTGTGATCAACTGATCACTTTGGAAGGACCGTTATTGCCAATTCTGCACGAAGTGCAGGAAGAATTTGGCTATATCCCCGATGGCGCGCTTCAGACAATTGCAAAGAAGCTGAACCTCAGCCGGGCAGAAGTCCACGGGGTGGCAAGCTTCTATCATGACTTCCGCGAAGAAAAGGCCGGCAAGCATGTCATCAAGATCTGTCGGGCCGAAGCCTGTCAAGCGATGGGGGCCGATGCCCTTGGCGATCAAATTCGCCGCCATCTGAAAGTTGACTGGTCGCAAACCACGGCTGATCACAAGATCACGCTGGAACCTGTCTTCTGCCTTGGCCTGTGTGCCTGTGCCCCGGCTGCCATGATTGATGGCAAGGTTGTGGGTCGTGTCAGTGCGGATCGCATTCTTGAAAAGGTGGGCTCATGA
- a CDS encoding HAMP domain-containing sensor histidine kinase — MTEASSRSTATAPAKRTRSVRFKLLAIALLPTLVILPLLLGVMMVRWNTKFDALLTSKVSGDLTIAHQYFTHILENTGEQIEALGQSVAFRDVLRDGNEAEFDRLLAERQRALGLDFLYLLPAGAGENVGQGGWPVIDSAYDGQSSTSIDIFSGADLKAISPELAERARLDLIETPNAVPTTRDAETRGMVVHSASHVELPTGENAALVGGILLNQNLGFIDTINDLVYRQSSLPEGSQGTATLFLDDVRVSTNVRLFADRRALGTRVSSVVRKTVLEDGKVWLDRAFVVNDWYISAYEPIKDSYGKRVGMLYVGFLEAPFAQTKYESLLILIGAFLFVTALSVPIFLRWARGIFKPLERMTRTIRRVESGDLSARTNIDQVQDEITLVADHLDDLLDQVQERDKRLRAWNDQLNARVDARTSELQEANRALEATTKQLIMSEKLAAIGEITAGVAHEINNPVAVLQGNLDVLRDLLGEHAKLGDTEFRLIDEQVNRINLIVTKLLQFAKPEEYAGFVERHSVAEVIDDCIPLVAHLLSRADIEVVREHHSTRLILMNRTELQQVLVNLMVNALHAMSERGTLTLTDIDQDRDGVPGILITVRDTGSGMDAEVLNRIFDPFYTTKQREGTGLGLSITKTLVDRQGGGLDVESKPGKGTAFMIWLPEAD, encoded by the coding sequence ATGACCGAGGCGTCCTCGCGGAGCACGGCCACGGCTCCCGCCAAAAGAACACGTTCTGTTCGTTTCAAATTGCTGGCGATTGCGCTTTTGCCAACGCTTGTGATCCTGCCTTTGTTATTGGGCGTGATGATGGTGCGTTGGAACACCAAGTTCGACGCTCTTCTGACTTCCAAGGTCAGTGGCGATCTGACAATTGCCCATCAGTATTTTACCCATATTCTTGAAAATACCGGTGAACAAATCGAGGCTCTTGGGCAATCAGTTGCCTTTCGCGATGTGTTACGTGACGGAAATGAAGCTGAATTTGACCGCCTGCTTGCGGAACGGCAACGCGCACTCGGCCTTGATTTCCTCTATCTGCTCCCCGCTGGGGCTGGCGAAAACGTGGGCCAAGGGGGCTGGCCGGTCATAGACAGTGCATATGACGGGCAGTCTTCAACCAGCATCGATATTTTCAGTGGTGCTGATCTGAAAGCCATTTCACCTGAATTGGCGGAACGGGCACGGCTTGATCTGATTGAAACGCCCAATGCGGTGCCAACAACACGCGATGCGGAAACGCGGGGTATGGTTGTCCATTCGGCAAGTCATGTCGAGCTTCCGACAGGCGAAAACGCTGCACTGGTGGGCGGTATTTTGCTCAATCAGAATTTGGGTTTCATCGATACGATCAACGATCTTGTCTATCGGCAAAGCAGTCTGCCCGAGGGCAGTCAGGGCACCGCGACGCTTTTCCTTGATGATGTGCGTGTGAGCACCAATGTCCGCTTGTTTGCGGATCGTCGTGCACTGGGTACGCGGGTCTCAAGTGTGGTGCGCAAAACCGTGCTGGAAGATGGCAAGGTTTGGCTTGATCGGGCCTTTGTCGTTAATGACTGGTACATCTCGGCCTACGAGCCGATCAAGGACAGCTATGGCAAACGCGTCGGCATGCTTTATGTCGGGTTCCTCGAAGCACCGTTTGCCCAGACCAAATATGAAAGCCTGTTGATTCTGATCGGGGCTTTCCTGTTTGTTACCGCCCTGTCGGTACCGATCTTCCTGCGTTGGGCGCGGGGGATTTTCAAACCACTGGAACGCATGACCCGTACCATCCGGCGCGTGGAAAGTGGCGATTTGTCTGCCCGCACCAATATTGATCAGGTACAGGATGAAATCACACTTGTGGCCGATCATCTGGATGATCTGCTTGATCAGGTTCAGGAACGCGATAAACGTCTGCGCGCCTGGAATGACCAGCTTAATGCACGGGTCGATGCCCGCACCAGCGAATTGCAAGAAGCCAACCGCGCCCTTGAAGCCACCACCAAGCAGTTGATCATGTCCGAAAAGCTTGCGGCGATTGGTGAAATCACGGCAGGTGTGGCCCATGAAATCAACAATCCCGTTGCGGTACTTCAGGGGAATCTTGATGTCTTGCGCGATCTGTTGGGCGAGCATGCCAAACTTGGCGATACCGAGTTCCGTTTGATTGATGAACAGGTCAATCGCATCAACCTGATCGTGACCAAACTCCTGCAATTCGCCAAGCCTGAGGAATATGCAGGCTTTGTCGAACGCCATAGCGTTGCCGAAGTGATTGACGATTGCATACCACTGGTCGCCCATTTGCTCAGCCGCGCTGATATCGAAGTCGTGCGCGAACATCATTCAACACGCCTGATTCTGATGAACCGGACCGAATTGCAACAGGTTCTGGTCAATCTGATGGTCAATGCCCTGCATGCCATGTCTGAGCGCGGGACGTTGACCCTGACCGATATTGATCAAGACCGCGATGGCGTGCCGGGCATTCTGATCACGGTGCGCGACACCGGATCGGGTATGGATGCCGAGGTGCTGAACCGCATCTTTGATCCGTTCTATACCACGAAACAGCGCGAAGGGACGGGGCTTGGTCTGTCGATTACCAAGACCCTGGTTGATCGACAGGGGGGCGGGCTTGACGTGGAAAGCAAGCCCGGAAAGGGCACCGCATTCATGATCTGGCTGCCGGAGGCGGACTAG
- a CDS encoding OFA family MFS transporter, giving the protein MFDKLKKEHIVAGDDFNRWKVPPASIAIHLCIGSVYAWSIFNPPLIKEFGVVSASSGDWGLQSVVWIFSVAIVFLGLAAAFGGKWLEEVGPRMVGVVAAFCWGGGFIIGGLGIMTHQLWLVYLGYGALGGCGLGLGYVSPVSTLIRWFPDRRGMATGMAIMGFGGGAMIATPIKEGLLSAFYKVPEYLGPESAVNLVTEGGKRMAEVGGQMVEVVVAGAAQVAAAPVPIEEGVYVAGTGNTGAAATFFTLGVAYFIVMIIASFSYRVPREGWLPAGWTPPTADTASKRMITHANVHIDQALKTPQFYLLWIVLCFNVTAGIGVIGVAKTMMTEIFGTTLPFIVNSAFAATYVFMISVFNMCGRFFWASMSDYIGRKNTYYCFFILGIVLYLSIPFAAEQVSINPAVTWLVMFYGATMIIFTMYGGGFATIPAYLADIFGTKYVGGIHGRLLTAWSTAGVLGPLAITQLRQASVTSSIKDLASKVDPAAFQEKFGAGIAQLDQLVAAKTVTIGRLMEIAPAGTVDPTSSLYNTTMYAMAALLAIALVANKLVSPIHEKHHMETQQAGGSEAPSKA; this is encoded by the coding sequence ATGTTTGACAAGCTCAAAAAAGAACACATCGTCGCTGGTGACGATTTCAATCGCTGGAAAGTGCCACCAGCATCCATTGCAATTCATTTGTGTATTGGTTCCGTCTATGCCTGGAGCATCTTCAACCCGCCACTGATCAAGGAATTTGGCGTGGTCAGCGCAAGCTCCGGCGACTGGGGCCTGCAATCCGTTGTCTGGATTTTCTCTGTTGCCATTGTCTTTCTTGGCCTTGCCGCAGCATTTGGCGGCAAATGGCTTGAAGAAGTCGGCCCGCGCATGGTTGGTGTCGTTGCCGCCTTTTGCTGGGGTGGTGGTTTCATCATCGGTGGCCTTGGCATCATGACCCATCAGCTTTGGCTGGTGTATCTCGGCTATGGCGCGCTTGGCGGCTGTGGTCTTGGTCTTGGCTATGTATCGCCGGTATCAACGCTTATTCGCTGGTTCCCGGACCGTCGTGGTATGGCGACCGGCATGGCGATCATGGGCTTTGGCGGCGGTGCAATGATCGCAACCCCGATCAAGGAAGGCCTGCTGTCCGCGTTCTACAAGGTGCCGGAATATCTTGGCCCGGAAAGTGCCGTAAACCTCGTCACCGAGGGTGGCAAACGCATGGCCGAAGTTGGCGGCCAGATGGTCGAAGTCGTGGTTGCCGGTGCCGCACAGGTTGCCGCGGCACCGGTGCCGATCGAAGAGGGTGTTTATGTTGCCGGAACCGGTAATACCGGGGCGGCTGCGACCTTCTTTACCTTGGGCGTTGCCTATTTCATCGTCATGATCATCGCGTCGTTTTCGTATCGTGTGCCACGCGAAGGCTGGCTTCCGGCCGGTTGGACACCGCCGACTGCGGATACTGCGTCCAAACGCATGATCACGCACGCGAATGTTCACATTGATCAGGCACTTAAAACCCCGCAATTCTATCTGCTGTGGATTGTGCTGTGCTTTAACGTCACGGCGGGCATCGGGGTGATTGGCGTTGCCAAGACCATGATGACGGAAATCTTTGGCACGACCTTGCCGTTTATCGTGAACTCCGCCTTTGCGGCGACCTATGTGTTCATGATTTCGGTCTTTAACATGTGCGGTCGGTTCTTCTGGGCGTCGATGTCTGATTATATCGGGCGCAAGAACACCTATTACTGCTTCTTCATTCTGGGCATTGTTCTCTATCTGTCGATCCCGTTTGCCGCAGAACAGGTCAGCATCAACCCGGCTGTGACATGGCTTGTCATGTTCTACGGCGCAACCATGATCATCTTCACGATGTATGGCGGTGGCTTTGCAACCATTCCGGCCTATCTTGCCGACATCTTTGGCACCAAATATGTCGGTGGCATCCATGGTCGTCTTCTGACTGCATGGAGCACGGCCGGTGTTCTTGGTCCGCTTGCCATCACCCAGTTGCGTCAGGCCTCGGTCACCAGTTCGATCAAGGATCTGGCCTCAAAGGTCGATCCGGCCGCCTTCCAGGAAAAGTTCGGTGCCGGTATTGCCCAGCTTGATCAACTGGTCGCGGCCAAAACGGTGACCATCGGGCGTCTGATGGAAATCGCACCGGCAGGCACGGTCGATCCGACCTCAAGCCTCTATAACACCACCATGTATGCCATGGCGGCTTTGCTTGCGATTGCATTGGTCGCCAACAAGCTGGTCAGCCCGATCCATGAGAAGCATCACATGGAAACGCAGCAAGCTGGCGGAAGCGAGGCCCCGTCCAAGGCCTAA
- a CDS encoding GNAT family protein, with translation MSLLPSAYPRRTHMSDIITDRLIIRPFVEADAAELFDYISNPRVNCFIDDKVTTLEQAKDKARKRAKDKTCLAVCLKETGTLIGELLLHQDGAEQPDTYSVGWNFNEKVEGKGYASESAQALFDHLFTQRGARRLYAYVEDNNFKSQKLCEKLGMRKEACFEEFISFVNNPDGTPKYENTFVYAILKKEWLRADMSKSPIN, from the coding sequence ATGAGCCTGTTACCATCCGCTTACCCGCGAAGGACGCATATGAGCGACATCATCACAGACAGATTGATCATCAGACCCTTTGTTGAAGCTGATGCCGCAGAACTGTTCGACTACATTTCGAACCCGCGCGTAAACTGCTTTATCGATGACAAGGTCACAACGCTGGAACAAGCGAAGGACAAGGCCCGGAAACGTGCAAAAGACAAAACTTGTCTTGCGGTATGCCTGAAAGAGACAGGAACCTTGATTGGTGAACTGTTGCTTCATCAAGATGGTGCCGAACAACCCGATACCTATTCTGTGGGGTGGAACTTCAATGAAAAGGTTGAAGGTAAGGGATATGCCAGTGAAAGCGCACAAGCCTTGTTTGACCATCTGTTTACACAGCGCGGCGCAAGAAGGCTTTATGCCTATGTCGAGGACAACAATTTCAAATCGCAGAAGCTGTGCGAAAAACTTGGCATGCGCAAAGAGGCTTGCTTTGAGGAGTTCATTTCGTTTGTTAACAACCCCGACGGCACACCGAAATACGAAAACACTTTTGTGTATGCCATTCTGAAAAAGGAATGGCTGCGCGCTGACATGTCAAAAAGCCCAATAAACTAA
- a CDS encoding LysR family transcriptional regulator translates to MIDKLEMFMVLAREQHFGHAAEECGVTQPTLSSALRQLEDHLGVVLVKRGSRYQGLTPEGERVLEWARHIVGSTRSMRDEMRAMRFGLTGQVQIAVIPTALAMVHELTTPFREKHPDVSFAILSRTSAEIQALFDDLRIDAGITYLDNEPLGRVTSIPLYRERYQLVTSNIDDLAGKETITWREAAKLPLCLLTPDMQNRRIIDQHLDAAGAKVSATLESDSMIALFTHVQTGNWASIMPEKMVESFGMRDRVKSIPIIEPDATHTVGLIAAKREPATPVVSALLKEAARISELQTA, encoded by the coding sequence ATGATTGATAAACTCGAAATGTTTATGGTTCTCGCCCGCGAGCAGCATTTTGGACATGCTGCCGAAGAATGCGGCGTGACGCAGCCAACCCTTTCAAGCGCCCTTCGCCAGCTTGAAGATCATCTTGGCGTCGTGCTGGTCAAACGCGGATCGCGTTATCAGGGCCTGACGCCAGAAGGCGAACGGGTTCTGGAATGGGCGCGCCATATTGTGGGCAGCACCCGATCCATGCGTGATGAAATGCGCGCCATGCGGTTCGGTTTGACCGGACAGGTGCAAATTGCTGTTATCCCGACCGCCCTTGCGATGGTGCATGAATTGACCACGCCATTTCGCGAAAAGCATCCCGATGTCAGCTTTGCCATCCTGTCGCGAACCTCGGCCGAAATTCAGGCATTGTTTGATGATCTTCGTATCGATGCCGGGATTACCTATCTTGATAATGAACCCTTGGGGCGGGTCACGTCCATACCGCTCTATCGCGAACGTTATCAGTTGGTGACCTCAAACATCGATGATCTGGCCGGGAAGGAAACGATCACTTGGCGCGAAGCTGCCAAATTGCCGTTGTGTCTTCTGACACCGGATATGCAGAACCGCCGCATTATTGATCAGCATCTTGATGCCGCTGGGGCAAAGGTTAGCGCGACGCTTGAAAGTGATTCGATGATTGCGCTGTTTACCCACGTTCAGACCGGCAACTGGGCCAGCATCATGCCTGAAAAAATGGTCGAAAGTTTTGGCATGCGTGATCGGGTAAAATCGATCCCGATTATTGAACCGGATGCCACCCACACGGTTGGCTTGATCGCGGCAAAACGCGAACCTGCGACCCCTGTGGTTTCAGCACTTTTGAAAGAAGCCGCCCGGATTTCGGAGCTTCAAACCGCTTGA
- a CDS encoding sigma-54 dependent transcriptional regulator, whose product MRSTVLGASDGAAPPVGNDAGDNGPGPEFGPWLEKASILIVDDEPGMRNFLVRTLGPRAKQVEEAADCEEATALLDQHHFDVVILDNIMPGKSGVEWLTEQREIGFFSDAILMTAYADLDTAIKALRAGAVDFVLKPFRSNQILNAVARCLDRMRLRRENHVLRHELRATSDHVLLRDKLIGYSPQIQEIREKIARVAPLPTSILISGESGTGKEVTARSLHALSDRAEKPFVPINCAAIPSEMIEAELFGHVKGAFTGAQSARDGLFMHAQGGTLFLDEVGELSLATQSKLLRAIESRRVRPVGSEREAPVDLRFIFATNADLEAEVEAGRFRADLFYRINVMHIEMPPLAARGDDVLELAELFMTKLSKQLGVREVSMDAAVRAGLTRYEWPGNVRELRNLIERTLILGKFPDEFRDERADQGSQADGDETLDEMERRHILAMLHKTNGNRNEAARRLGVSRKTIDRKCASWEQE is encoded by the coding sequence ATGAGATCGACCGTTCTGGGCGCGTCCGATGGGGCAGCGCCGCCTGTTGGCAATGACGCAGGTGATAACGGGCCCGGCCCGGAATTTGGCCCATGGCTTGAAAAGGCATCCATTCTGATTGTTGATGACGAGCCGGGCATGCGCAATTTCCTTGTCCGTACCCTTGGTCCTCGGGCCAAGCAGGTCGAAGAGGCCGCCGACTGCGAAGAAGCCACAGCCCTTCTTGATCAGCACCATTTTGATGTCGTGATCCTTGATAACATCATGCCCGGAAAAAGCGGGGTGGAGTGGCTGACCGAACAGCGCGAGATCGGCTTTTTTTCGGACGCCATCCTGATGACAGCCTATGCCGATCTGGATACCGCGATCAAAGCGCTGCGTGCCGGTGCGGTTGACTTTGTCCTGAAACCATTTCGATCCAACCAGATTTTAAACGCGGTGGCGCGGTGTCTGGATCGCATGCGGTTGCGGCGTGAAAACCACGTGCTGCGCCATGAATTGCGTGCGACATCAGATCACGTTCTGTTGCGTGACAAGCTGATTGGCTATTCGCCGCAAATTCAGGAAATCCGCGAAAAGATTGCCCGTGTGGCACCACTGCCGACCTCCATTCTGATTTCTGGTGAAAGTGGGACAGGCAAGGAAGTCACTGCACGTTCGTTGCATGCGCTGTCGGATCGCGCCGAAAAGCCGTTCGTCCCAATTAACTGTGCCGCCATTCCGTCCGAAATGATTGAGGCTGAATTGTTCGGCCACGTCAAAGGCGCCTTTACTGGTGCCCAGTCGGCGCGTGATGGACTGTTCATGCATGCGCAGGGTGGCACCCTGTTTCTTGATGAAGTCGGTGAATTGTCGCTGGCCACCCAGAGCAAGCTTTTGCGTGCCATCGAAAGTCGCCGTGTGCGCCCGGTGGGATCAGAACGCGAAGCCCCGGTTGATCTGCGCTTTATCTTTGCGACCAATGCCGATCTTGAGGCCGAAGTCGAAGCCGGTCGGTTCCGGGCCGATCTGTTTTACCGCATCAATGTCATGCATATAGAAATGCCCCCGCTTGCGGCGCGCGGCGATGATGTCCTTGAGCTGGCAGAGCTTTTCATGACCAAACTGTCCAAGCAGCTTGGCGTGCGTGAAGTGTCCATGGATGCCGCGGTGCGGGCTGGTCTGACGCGTTATGAGTGGCCCGGCAATGTGCGCGAATTGCGCAATCTGATTGAACGGACCCTGATCCTTGGCAAGTTCCCGGACGAGTTCCGCGATGAACGTGCCGATCAGGGTTCACAGGCGGATGGCGATGAAACCCTGGACGAGATGGAGCGCCGTCACATTCTGGCGATGCTGCACAAGACGAATGGCAATCGCAATGAGGCCGCCCGACGATTAGGTGTGTCGCGCAAGACGATTGATCGCAAATGCGCAAGCTGGGAACAGGAATGA